A part of Cryptococcus gattii WM276 chromosome G, complete sequence genomic DNA contains:
- a CDS encoding Hypothetical Protein (Similar to TIGR gene model, INSD accession AAW44486.1), with protein sequence MTFARALPIITELLDDHSFKAELRKMKQDQDTLERRLWAKGEKVKADHERTVRAEKDIAKIARQSITSEKVRQWNRTLASNLDTFYRQQCLPAIDGLAVRQRQRLKELGVPGLGVDEGSGVSDEKMRHRMKRILEVLDAGLEE encoded by the exons ATGACGTTTGCGAGGGCGCTCCCTATTATTACAGAGCTGTTGGACGACCATAGTTTCAAAGCAGAACTGAGAAAG ATGAAGCAAGACCAAGATACTTTGGAAAGGAGATTGTGGGCTAAAGGCGAAAAAGTAAAAGCAGATCACGAGAGAACAGTCAGAGCAGAGAAGGACAT CGCGAAGATTGCTAGGCAATCTATAACCTCTGAGAAAGTCAGA CAATGGAACAGGACGCTTGCAAGCAACCTCGACACATTCTACCGCCAGCAGTGTCTCCCGGCCATTGACGGTCTTGCCGTTCGCCAGCGCCAACGTTTAAAAGAATTGGGCGTCCCAGGTTTAGGAGTGGACGAAGGAAGCGGAGTGAGTGACGAAAAAATGCGGCACAGGATGAAGAGAATACTTGAAGTGCTAGATGCAGGACTGGAAGAGTGA
- a CDS encoding Phenylacrylic acid decarboxylase, putative, with protein sequence MRRKRYVVAVTGATGATLAIRLLQALRALDIETHLIISKWAVKTLKYETDMIERELKDLADYSYSNSDLAAPPSSGSFIHDGMFIIPCSMKTLAAVRIGLGDELISRSADVCLKEGRKLMLVVRETPLNDIHLENMLFLRRAGAIIFPPVPAYYIRPQTIDDLTNQTVGRILDSSKCSQK encoded by the exons ATGCGGAGAAAAAGATATGTGGTCGCCGTCACAGGAGCGACAGGTGCTACTCTTGCTATCCGATTACTACAAGCACTGAGAGCTCTCGATATCGAAACACATCTGATTATCAGCAAGTGGGCAGTGAAGACGTTGAAGTACGAGACTGATATGATAGAGAGAGAG CTCAAAGATCTCGCCGACTATTCATACTCCAACTCAGACTTAGCGGCGCCTCCATCGTCTGGTTCCTTCATACATGATGGCATGTTCATCATTCCCTGCAGCATGAAAACACTTGCTGCCGTAAGGATAGGCCTTGGAGATGAACTCATATCGAGGTCAGCGGACGTTTGTCTGAAGGAGGGAAGGAAGCTTATGTTGGTTGTGAGGGAGACACCCCTGAACGATATCCATTTAGAAAACAT GTTATTCCTTCGTCGAGCCGGTGCTATCATCTTTCCTCCTGTTCCTGCATATTATATAAGGCCACAGACGATAGATGATCTCACCAACCAAACTGTTGGACGGATATTAGATTCCAGTAAGTGCAGCCAAAAATGA
- a CDS encoding RNA polymerase III smallest subunit, putative (Similar to TIGR gene model, INSD accession AAW44488.1), translating into MLFCPYCANSLTIGDREDSTDKVCPTCPYQFIIERQISMRTHLKRKEVDDVLGGKEAWANVDKTDTACPKCDHRRAYFRQMQIRSADEPMTTFYKCCECGHQWREVSQADFHWGRLLTLHSELNTSDIYIL; encoded by the exons ATGCTTTTCTGTCCCTACTGCGCTAACAGTCTCACAATTGGTGACCGAGAGGATAGTACAGACAA GGTCTGTCCCACTTGCCCATACCAATTCATAATCGAACGTCAA ATTTCGATGAGAACGCATCTAAAGCGGAAGGAAGTGGACGACGTCTTAGGAGGCAAAGAAGCGTGGGCAAATGTGGATAAGACTGATA CTGCTTGTCCCAAATGCGATCATAGACGGGCATACTTTAGGCAAATGCAGATTCGTTCGGCAGATGAGCCCATGACCACCTTCTA TAAATGCTGTGAATGTGGACATCAATGGCGGGAAGTGAGCCAAGCAGACTTTCATTGGGGGCGCTTACTAACGTTACATTCAGAACTAAACACCTCCGATATCTATATACTTTAA
- a CDS encoding Cytoplasm protein, putative (Similar to TIGR gene model, INSD accession AAW44910.1): MSTPAAPHLEFRSFVEALKQDNDLISITREVNPNLEAAAITRLVYENDLPAPLFENLKGAKDGLFRILGAPAALRKDKATRYGRLARHMLSAEKLQPIEPTVVQDGPCKQNILHEEDVHIESLPSPMIHKDDGGKYIQTYGMHVVQSPDGKWTNWSIARAMVKDDKHLVGLVIEPQHIWQIHQLWKKEGKDCPWALCFGVPPAAIMASSMPIPDGVSEAGYIGAFIGESIPVIKCETNDLLVPATSEIVFEGSLSITETAPEGPFGEMHGYIFPGDTHNWPVYEVNCITHRDNAIMPMSACGRLTDETHTMIGALAAAEIGKVCRNAGLPVKDAFSPFESQVTWVALQFDGKELREMKTTSEELRKKIGDVVFNHKAGYTIHRLILVGDDIDVYDGKDVLWAFSTRCRPNLDETFFEDVRGFPLIPFMSHGNGSP; this comes from the exons ATGTCTACTCCAGCTGCACCCCATCTCGAATTCCGATCCTTTGTCGAAGCTCTCAAGCAGGACAATGATCTCATTTCTATTACACGAGAGGTCAACCCCAACCTAGAAGCCGCCGCCATCACCCGTCTTGTATACGAGAACGACCTCCCTGCTCCCTTGTTCGAGAACTTGAAAGGTGCCAAGGACGGCCTCTTCCGCATCCTGGGTGCCCCTGCTGCTCTGAGAAAGGACAAAGCTACTCGCTACGGCCGTCTCGCGCGCCAC ATGCTCTCTGCCGAAAAACTCCAGCCTATCGAACCTACTGTAGTTCAGGATGGTCCTTGTAAGCAAAACATTCTCCATGAGGAAGACGTCCACATCGAGTCACTTCCCAGCCCTATGATCCACAAAGACGATGGTGGCAAATATATCCAGACTTATG GCATGCACGTGGTCCAGTCTCCCGATGGCAAGTGGACAAACTGGTCCATCGCCCGAGCGATGGTCAAAGACGACAAGCACCTCGTCGGTCTTGTCATTGAACCTCAGCACATCTGGCAGATTCACCAGctttggaagaaggaagggaaggatTGTCCTTGGGCTTTATGCTTCGGTGTCCCACCGGCTGCTATTATGGCTTCTTCCATGCCAATTC CCGACGGGGTATCCGAGGCCGGATACATCGGTGCCTTCATAGGAGAATCCATACCAGTCATCAAATGCGAGACCAACGACCTTCTTGTCCCCGCCACCTCCGAAATTGTCTTTGAGGGTTCGCTTTCCATTACTGAAACAGCCCCAGAAGGTCCATTCGGAGAGATGCACGGCTACATCTTCCCTGGCGACACGCACAATTGGCCTGTTTACGAGGTTAATTGCATCACTCACCGAGACAATGCTATCATGCCCATGTCTGCATGCGGTCGTCTGACGGATGAGACT CACACCATGATTGGTGCCCTTGCCGCTGCTGAAATTGGCAAGGTTTGTCGAAATGCTGGTCTTCCTGTCAAGGACGCCTTTTCCCCTTTCGAATCTCAGGTCACTTGGGTTGCACTTCAATTCGATGGTAAGGAATTGCGGGAGATGAAGACCACTTCCGAAGAAttgagaaagaagatcGGTGATGTTGTGTTTAACCACAAAGCGGGCTACACCATCCATCGCCTTATTCTTGTGGGGGATGACATTGACGTCTACGACGGCAAGGACGTTC TCTGGGCTTTCTCCACCCGTTGCCGCCCAAACCTGGACGAAACTTTCTTTGAGGACGTCCGTGGATTCCCCCTCATTCCATTCATGTCTCACGGTAACGGCTCTCCT TAG
- a CDS encoding uncharacterized protein (Similar to TIGR gene model, INSD accession AAW44484.1): MLKCLLYVVVVLVSSLLSRAQDDAWHLDYTYTLVNEELDPIISPNQQSSHMHKIIGGSKMAAYYNFDDYSAAKCSSLRIQADKSNYWMPQLYFIDNSTNQFVPIYAKIRFYYFLARSSNAEPVISFPKGLRMIAGNPFNKAPTNFASFTCQINEGFTDSLEADNFNFDRDCPYGMKTELFFPPCWDGYNLYKADGSHMAYPSQNVRDGMCPWTHPIRLPAIQLEYTWRTSYYNPGTVLNGRLAWANGDTTGYGIHGDFVNGWDLSVLDAALKDPSCVGINIPMDDCPTLYAHFDDAAASTCVPERGVLTETFGNTDLVPIDRLPGCNPLWSEGDKPTCDPPIPGLDASGFTGIDGPYVAAVEDQKSFVWPTAPGWTNIACLHDVSSLSGGTSYADQLITVESCTSSCLKSGYNFAATGQVGTYWTCVCGTSISSDAYVEPGMCTTACPGNPNEACGGSYRFNIWYAPNGTTGNLGTSRNDGSEYLGCYNDPTTVSDGLLGQATYTFQSSSMTTEVCIEACAQAGTKWAATLSARNCYCGNEFYYGTGTFMPDSYCTVACTGNSSEICGDYYKSSVYNITGVQVANASDSHLAGYQGCYQDTSGHLALTNNSWTSTSLTPLTCINGCSELGYSYAGLEGGNTCYCGSQVSSTVTVLPASQCQTACTGNSSDSCGGTQAMDLYTMAAATDTPATIKASHPAGYLGCFKDAGSNMAFTNYYTYHITSMTVETCKAACVELGYLYAGVTDGYQCRCGDNYPQTTQMVSDLYCTQACYGNASETCGAGGYLEGYDLSDMTVAPVMSGTSMDSYVGCYDNSNRGLTNYSYVDGAMTVEACRTTCSEFGYGLAGVYSASYCGCGDAWTGATQKYPSSACQYYACKGNSSEWCGGATQLAMYNASDVAVTYDKPSGWLSCWTDSSTSRSLTGYFYSANPMSAHACRTACNQQGYTYAATEAGSQCLCGNTLGGEKAPTSSCKTACSGNVNETCGGSNYMDLYNATGAAADNGIAGYVGCFTDDSSLSTASYVSDYLDVDICNRWCYARGAAYAGVRVSSGSNMQCKCGPSSPSLVTTLSACATPCTANSGQPCGSTTAVGVYQLSQTSVTSGEFPISSNSSGYVGCYHEGSARMLPSYSFSMSTMSNSLCISNCKALGYALAGTEYAQQCWCANTLDATSGGYKVQESDCSTTCSGGVGICGAGSTLSVWSTVNASSDSAAIEGYKGCYSVGSFLSSSPLTYSGDYMTTELCRRTCRSAGYAVAGLTNANTCACGDSANYGAQAAPATCNAPCKGNTTETCGATYSKALTIFDTVGAGAQVPSGFAANYVGCISDGSPRKLSAYSFKNGGMTNDMAYKICSAAGYPAYGTENGNEGYCGSSGLSVALLPDSYCSTACAGLATTQCGGGGRLSYFYVDITLASRNSTSSTTTASSTSAVANSTSLSPVNTTAQATSSTFINSTTTLSAHATSNTATATASSSIASAVINSTGSLTSTASISNVTSVMASQTDANNTSPETMVSASSTSAGSSGESSITSSTTSSLSNSFTVTAPATSTPTSSEASSSSFYSANSSTASASTSVITSVVTVYISTTSASSDTLSSSTSTSAAAVQTSSVNLGCYSGSSSSFSSAKMTSHGDLTASMCQIWCNANYYRYAGLTNGTTCGCSNELTGLTSTSDDTCGSVCSGDASQACGGDGSVYSVYTAVAASQERKRFEVEQPAARGQTDNGKKMVFHGRRVSRRTTG, from the exons ATGCTGAAGTGCCTACTCTATGTCGTCGTTGTTTTGGTGTCATCTCTGTTGTCGCGAGCCCAAGATGACGCCTGGCATTTGGATTACACTTACACTCTGGTCAATGAAGAGCTTGACCCCATTATCAGCCCTAATCAACAATCTTCGCATATGCACAAGATCATTGGTGGCTCCAAGATGGCCGCATACTACAATTTTGACGATTATTCGGCTGCAAAATGTTCTTCTCTACGTATTCAGGCGGATAAGTCCAACTATTGGATGCCTC AGCTCTATTTTATCGACAATAGCACCAACCAATTTGTCCCTATCTATGCCAAAATACGATTTTACTACTTCCTCGCTCGCAGTTCAAATGCCGAACCCGTCATCTCTTTCCCGAAGGGCCTCCGAATGATTGCGGGCAACCCATTCAACAAAGCCCCCACGAACTTCGCTTCGTTTACTTGTCAAATAAATGAGGGTTTCACCGATTCTCTCGAAGCTGACAACTTCAACTTCGATAGGGATTGTCCTTACGGCATGAAGACGgagctcttcttccctccttGTTGGGATGGCTACAATCTCTACAAGGCCGATGGTTCCCATATGGCGTACCCTAGTCAAAATGTTCGAGACGGAATGTGTCCTTGGACTCATCCTATTCGACTTCCAGCCATCCAGCTCGAATACACTTGGCGAACCAGCTATTACAATCCAGGTACCGTGCTCAATGGACGTTTGGCGTGGGCGAATGGTGATACGACAGGTTACGGTATTCACGGTGACTTTGTAAATGGTTGGGATCTGAGTGTGCTGGACGCTGCACTGAAGGACCCCAGCTGCGTAGGGATTAACAT TCCCATGGATGATTGTCCAACACTGTATGCCCACTTCGATGATGCCGCTGCTTCTACCTGTGTCCCGGAAAGGGGAGTTCTTACCGAGACTTTCGGTAACACGGATCTTGTTCCCATCGACCGCCTCCCTGGTTGCAACCCTCTTTGGTCCGAAGGTGACAAGCCGACTTGTGATCCTCCTATCCCCGGGCTCGATGCGTCGGGTTTCACGGGTATTGATGGCCCATATGTCGCGGCTGTTGAGGATCAAAAGAGCTTTGTTTGGCCGACTGCGCCTGGATGGACCAATATTGCCTGTCTTCATGATGTATCCTCCCTTTCTGGGGGCACTTCATATGCCGATCAATTGATAACAGTCGAGAGCTGCACTTCTTCCTGTTTAAAGTCAGGTTACAATTTCGCGGCAACTGGACAAGTTGGGACATATTGGACAT GTGTTTGCGGCACTAGCATCAGCTCTGATGCTTACGTTGAGCCTGGAATGTGCACTACCGCCTGTCCTGGCAATCCGAATGAAGCCTGTGGGGGGTCTTACAGGTTTAACATCTGGTATGCCCCGAACGGAACAACAGGCAACTTAGGGACATCTCGAAATGACGGCTCAGAGTATCTAGGCTGTTATAACGACCCGACTACTGTTTCTGATGGCCTCTTGGGACAAGCTACTTACACTTTCCAATCCTCTTCCATGACGACGGAAGTCTGTATTGAGGCTTGTGCTCAGGCCGGCACTAAATGGGCAGCTACCCTCTCGGCGAGGAACTGTTATTGTGGTAATGAGTTCTACTACGGAACCGGAACATTCATGCCCGATTCTTACTGTACTGTGGCCTGCACGGGGAACTCTTCTGAGATATGTGGTGATTATTATAAGTCTTCGGTGTACAATATCACAGGTGTACAGGTTGCCAACGCCTCCGACAGCCATCTAGCTGGCTACCAGGGTTGTTACCAAGATACCAGTGGTCATCTGGCCTTGACGAACAATTCTTGGACGTCTACATCCTTGACCCCTCTAACGTGTATCAACGGCTGTTCGGAGCTTGGTTACTCCTATGCTGG TCTGGAAGGGGGTAACACGTGCTATTGCGGTTCTCAAGTTTCATCTACAGTCACAGTACTCCCCGCTAGTCAGTGCCAGACAGCATGCACTGGCAACTCATCCGATAGTTGCGGTGGCACCCAAGCTATGGATTTGTATACCATGGCCGCTGCCACCGACACTCCTGCAACTATCAAAGCGTCTCATCCTGCAGGATACCTCGGATGCTTCAAGGATGCTGGAAGCAACATGGCCTTCACCAATTACTATACATACCACATCACCTCTATGACGGTTGAGACTTGTAAAGCAGCTTGTGTAGAACTCGGATATCTTTACGCTGG TGTGACCGACGGCTATCAATGTCGATGTGGTGATAATTACCCTCAAACAACTCAGATGGTCAGCGACCTTTACTGTACTCAAGCTTGTTATGGGAACGCGTCAGAAACATGCGGCGCTGGTGGCTACCTAGAAGGATATGACCTTAGTGATATGACAGTGGCTCCTGTCATGTCTGGCACATCAATGGACTCCTACGTTGGATGTTACGATAACTCCAATCGAGGCCTCACTAATTATTCCTATGTGGATGGCGCAATGACTGTTGAGGCCTGTCGCACCACTTGCTCTGAGTTTGGATATGGTCTTGCTGG TGTCTATTCTGCCAGCTACTGCGGTTGTGGCGATGCTTGGACCGGAGCCACTCAAAAATATCCTTCCAGTGCTTGCCAATACTACGCTTGCAAGGGCAATTCGTCGGAATGGTGTGGTGGCGCCACTCAGCTGGCAATGTACAATGCGTCCGACGTCGCCGTGACCTATGACAAGCCTTCAGGTTGGCTCTCGTGTTGGACCGACTCCTCAACTTCTCGATCCCTTACCGGATACTTCTACTCTGCCAATCCCATGTCTGCTCATGCGTGTCGAACTGCTTGCAATCAACAAGGCTACACGTATGCAGCTACAGAGGCCGGGAGCCAGTGCCTTTGTGGCAACACTCTAGGAGGCGAGAAAGCTCCTACTTCTAGCTGTAAGACTGCTTGCTCTGGAAATGTCAATGAGACTTGTGGTGGTTCCAACTACATGGATCTGTACAACGCGACAGGCGCAGCGGCCGACAATGGTATCGCGGGCTACGTGGGTTGTTTCACTGATGACTCTAGTCTCAGTACAGCTTCTTACGTCAGTGACTACTTGGACGTTGACATTTGCAACCGGTGGTGCTACGCCAGAGGCGCCGCTTATGCTGGTGTTAGAGTCAGCAGTGGCTCCAACATGCAATGTAAGTGTGGTCCATCTTCACCTAGTCTTGTCACCACTCTTTCTGCATGCGCCACCCCTTGTACAGCGAATTCCGGTCAGCCATGTGGTTCAACCACAGCGGTCGGTGTTTATCAGCTGTCCCAGACATCCGTTACGTCTGGCGAATTCCCGATCTCCAGCAACTCGTCAGGATATGTGGGCTGCTATCACGAGGGCTCTGCACGTATGCTTCCTTCTTACTCATTCTCAATGAGCACTATGTCCAACTCTCTTTGTATCTCCAACTGCAAGGCCTTAGGCTATGCCTTGGCTGGAAC CGAGTACGCGCAGCAATGTTGGTGCGCTAACACTTTGGACGCAACCTCTGGAGGCTATAAAGTGCAGGAAAGTGACTGTTCAACCACTTGTTCAGGTGGTGTGGGCATTTGCGGTGCTGGTAGCACACTGTCTGTTTGGTCTACTGTCAACGCATCATCCGATTCCGCGGCCATCGAAGGCTACAAGGGCTGCTACTCTGTGGGCAGTTTCCTTTCCTCATCCCCTTTGACCTATTCTGGCGATTATATGACGACCGAGCTTTGTCGACGTACCTGTCGATCTGCTGGTTATGCAGTTGCTGGTCTCACCAACGCCAACACCTGTGCATGTGGTGACAGTGCCAATTACGGAGCGCAGGCCGCCCCCGCGACATGTAATGCGCCATGTAAGGGCAACACCACTGAGACATGCGGTGCCACGTATTCCAAGGCACTTACTATCTTTGACACGGTTGGGGCTGGCGCCCAAGTCCCGTCGGGCTTTGCTGCCAACTATGTTGGCTGCATCTCAGATGGATCTCCCCGCAAGCTGTCGGCATATTCGTTTAAGAACGGTGGTATGACGAATGATATGGCATACAAAATCTGTTCTGCAGCTGGTTATCCCGCATACGGTACCGAGAATGGCAATGAAGGGTATTGTGGGTCGAGCGGACTTTCAGTTGCCCTTCTTCCAGATAGCTACTGCTCAACAGCTTGTGCAG GTTTAGCGACCACCCAGTGCGGTGGAGGCGGTAGATTGTCCTACTTCTACGTCGACATCACACTTGCATCTCGAAACAGTACATCGAGTACCACGACTGCCTCATCAACTTCAGCCGTTGCCAACTCAACCTCTTTGTCGCCTGTCAACACCACTGCTCAGGCCACATCCTCCACTTTTATTAACTCTACTACCACTTTATCTGCACACGCGACTTCCAATACAGCGACTGCTACTgcatcatcttccattGCTTCTGCAGTCATTAACTCTACTGGTTCTTTAACATCTACTGCCTCTATCAGCAATGTCACTTCTGTCATGGCCAGTCAAACCGACGCCAATAATACAAGCCCAGAAACTATGGTGTCAGCCTCCTCCACTTCGGCGGGTTCTAGTGGAGAGAGTTCAATCACATCAAGCACCACTTCATCCCTCTCTAACTCATTTACTGTAACCGCCCCTGCGACATCTACTCCCACTTCATCTGAGgcatcctcctcatccttttATTCCGCGAACTCTTCTACCGCATCTGCCTCAACATCAGTCATCACGTCCGTTGTCACTGTGTATATCAGCACCACCTCCGCATCGTCTGACACTCTAAGCAGCTCAACTTCCActtctgctgctgctgttcaGACTTCCAGCGTCAACCTGGGTTGTTACTCTGgctcttcatcatcattttcTAGTGCCAAGATGACTAGTCACGGCGATCTTACAGCTAGCATGTGTCAGATCTGGTGTAATGCCAACTATTATAGATATGCTGGTCTCACAAATGGCACCACATGCGGATGTTCCAACGAGCTTACCGGTTTGACGAGCACTAGCGACGATACATGTGGAAGTGTCTGTTCTGGGGATGCTTCGCAAGCATGCGGAGGCGATGGCAGTGTATACTCCGTGTATACCGCTGTGGCAGCTAGTcaagaaaggaaaaggtTTGAAGTTGAGCAACCTGCCGCACGCGGCCAGACTGATaatgggaagaagatggtcTTCCATGGTCGTCGAGTGAGTAGACGCACCACTGGCTGA
- a CDS encoding uncharacterized protein (Similar to TIGR gene model, INSD accession AAW44847.1) — MSTLNLRSVSSSASPTSKPIPSPSLLKPWDFSYASSPDGKDRNLLIMFHGLGRSLGDNKMSFFNLAKQLNLPSTAIISLAALDPIPLMDHPSFSWYQTFDPYFNPLPISSQNPTAPLSKLRKLLEILISPHLGWKLEDIHLFGWGQGGTVALELGIDIGKTPLKTNGEKDNGKRLGSIISICAPLLTHPASPLNVSTPVLYFTRQSSQSAIQQKSVSGIKRGYREVQVVQGGGVGGGKGEDMPRGKEEWYGVMKFWGQVLGKADEGWKGQGEVYEVVQ, encoded by the exons ATGTCAACTCTCAACCTACGCTCTGtttcctcctccgcctcccCCACTTCAAAACCGATACCGAGCCCGTCGCTCCTTAAACCATGGGATTTTTCATATGCTTCATCCCCAGATGGGAAGGATAGGAATTTACTGATAATGTTTCATGGCCTTGGTAG ATCTTTAGGGGATAACAAAATGTCATTTTTCAATCTGGCGAAGCAGCTCAATCTTCCGTCAACAGCAATTATTTCCTTGGCAGCCCTTGATCC CATCCCTCTCATGGATCATCCCTCTTTCTCATGGTATCAAACATTTGACCCCTATTTCAACCCCCTCCCAATCTCCTCACAGAATCCAACTGCCCCCTTGTCCAAACTCCGCAAATTACTGGAGATTTTAATATCGCCCCATCTCGGTTGGAAGCTGGAAGACATTCATCTCTTCGGCTGGGGTCAGGGTGGTACTGTAGCGCTCGAATTAGGGATTGATATCGGCAAGACGCCTCTCAAAACTAATGGCGAAAAAGACAACGGCAAAAGATTAGGTAGCATTATATCTATCTGCGCCCCTCTCCTTACTCATCCGGCATCCCCACTCAATGTTTCCACTCCCGTCTTGTACTTTACCCGCCAATCATCACAATCTGCTATACAACAAAAATCTGTTAGCGGAATCAAGCGTGGGTATAGGGAAGTTCAAGTGGTGCAGGGTGGAGGTGTAGGTGGCGGGAAGGGAGAAGACATGCCGAGGGGAAAGGAAGAGTGGTATGGGGTGATGAAGTTTTGGGGACAAGTGTTGGGCAAGGCAGATGAGGGATGGAAGGGACAAGGAGAGGTTTACGAGGTGGTACAATGA